The following nucleotide sequence is from Ailuropoda melanoleuca isolate Jingjing chromosome 12, ASM200744v2, whole genome shotgun sequence.
CTGTCCTACCCCTCATCTGGCATTTTGTTGAGCCacagtgttttctttaaaaaagaaaaaaaaagaatctgttgcCAGCCTTTAGACATCAGATTTTCACAGTgaaatctggatttctggcttctcttgaaaaaaaatctgtccctCTGACAATGCCGGGTCCTCGCTTCCGGGTGGCAACAGATGGCTAGGGCTGAATGGATGGGATGTGAGCCTTCCATCACAATCCCCAGGACTTGGCTGAGGGGCTGCTACCATTTATTATCGGGCTGACACtggcgttttttgtttttgtttcatggaGTTAAAAGAAAAGCCAAGTATTTTTCACGTCTCCCTCCAGATCGGCCTCACATCTGGCCTATTATTTCCTTCACTTGCGTTACCTGCCTGGACCTTGTCCAGCTTTTGGAGTTTCCGCCCCTAGTTCAGGCAGACTCCCTAGATGTCCACCAAGACCTTCCTGAGCCATGTTTGGTTCTGTAGGAGGGCTCTGGAAGCTTCGGCAGGCGGGTAGCTGGCGTTTCCCGAGCCTAAGTTGCACGGATGAGGCCGCTGGACCCCAATAGCACCCCTGAAGGGGGCTACTTTGtggaggaggaaaccaaggcctaGGGGCAAGTGGCAGAGGTGGCCTTTGTCCCGGGGCTTCCTGATGCCGCAGCCTGTGTGTTTAGCCACCGCTGTGTGGTTTTTcaactgcttttgtttctttcttgtaaGCCAAGGCACCTTCTGTTTGCAAGAATTTTACCCAGAAGCCTGAGAGGGAAAACGCAGGAACAGGGCTGCTTGGGCTGATTCGGGGTGGGGTGGTGGCCCCCGCTCTGTGTGCAGTCTGAGCACCATCAGTCTAAATGTGGTCCAAGTCTTTCATTTTCCAGCCAAGACAGCTTGACCCAGAGAAATGAAGTGCCACATCCCGGCTTATCCAGCTAGAGGTGGAGCGAGGACTCGTGCTCAGAGACTTCCGGTTTCGCACCTGAGAACACTGCCCACTCCGCTGCCCTGCTGCTGTTTTCCCGAGATGCCCACAGGGACCACGTCCTACTTATTTTTCTACCTTCAGGATCGAGCATGGGGCCTGCTACAAAGGAAatctcaaaaaactaaaacaaaataaaaggaatcacAGAACCCACATGTGACCCCCCACAACTGGTGTCCCTTTGTCCAGCTTGTAAATGAATAATGCTCTGCAGGTCACAGTGGCCCTCGCGtgggtgtgttttgtttggcctgTGTAATATTAATAGTTTTTCTTGCTCTCTGTTGCCAACGAACTCCACGTAAAAAGAAGATTTCTGATTGTTCTAGCAATACCAGAAGGTTCTAGAGTTTCGCTGTCCAATAAAGTAGCCATTGGCTCCATTGAACCAATAGCTCTTGAAATGTGGTGGGTCCAGATTCAGATGCGCTGTCTGCGGCTTTCAGAAATTTTGTAGGAAAGAATGTAAAAGACCTCAATTTTTATACTGATGATGTGTTGAAATACATGATGACATTTTGGAAATACagggctaaataaaatatatgaaagttaaTTTCCCTTGTTTCATCCTACTTTTCTTAATGTGGCTACCAGACAGTTTAATACtctgccccccactgccccctggCTTGTGTTACATTTTAATTGGACAGCGCTGCCCTAGACACCCCAGGCCCATGGTACTGAATGGTGGGTGCTGAGTGGAGGCTGCCACCCCGAGACACGGCCCCTGTCCCCGCTACTCCCTTAATGAGTGCTTCACTCACTGAGGTCACCTGCTCGGCCCGTGCCCAAGTCCCCAGTTGCCTTCTGGGTTCTAGAACAaaattccctcctcttccccaagaCGGTCTTGCAAATGTTTGCAGACAAGGATCTCCCCTGATCTCATTCATGGACTCACCGTCCCCTGTTCCTTGGTTTTGAGTTGGGTCCCTTGTCACTGGAGTGAGTGGAAGGGCTGCTCCCAGTGTTGGCCCTGGTTCTTCCTAGTGCTCTCTCCATGGGCAGAAGCGTTTTCTCTCTCTGCACGTGCATTGGGGCCCCTCGTGCCTCCTTCCTCTGGCCAGGATGAGAATTGAAGGGGCCAAAAGGGATGTCCCCTTCCTGTCACTGGGGTGTGCCACAGCCATGGTGGTACCCAGATGGGAGAGTCTGGGAGGTGGTATGGAAATGAGGCCCCCTGCAGAGACCCCTGAAGAGACCTCCTAGGatttctccccacccctggccacTCAAAAGACCAGAGAGGAACAGACATGAGAAGGACAGAGGGCTGTTTTCAGAAACCCTTCTGGAGGGAGGATTATCTCTTTACTGATGTGGAGGAAGATGTCAGTTGTCGGGCATCATGGCGAGGCGGGGGGCCTTTGGAGTGGTCACATGGGACAGGGCAGAACCGGCATAACTCAGGTTGTTGGGGCCAGTGGTGGGTGTGTTAACAGGGCTGGCGGCAGAGGGCGGGGAGAGGGTAGTCAGCACCACACCGCCCTCATCCAGGGAGCGCTTGTAAGGGACTGGAGTATCATTCCGGAGGTCCTGGAGGGCCAGGTAGGCCTGGAATATCTGTGGGCAGGAAAGGGTGTGCCAGAGGCTGGCTTGGGTtaggcaggggaggagagggactggGGACTGGCCTGGGAGGGAGACCAGGGTACGGTTGTGCTCACTGCTCACTGCACAAGGGCACCCAGCACGATGCCTAATGCTGGGCTGCATCTGCATGGGGTAAGGGGAGccttctttccaattttcccagtcACAGAAAAGACTAGCAGAGGCCCTGGGAGGagccctcccccactcccagtggAGCTGAGCGAGAGCCGAACGTTCTagccccccagccccgccctccAGAGGGGGCCCATCCTCACCCAGATGAGGATGGAGAAGAAAGCGAAGGTGATGGAGGCCTTGGCGCTGCTGCTTCCCAGGAGGAACCCTTTGGGTGGTGAATGCTGCCACTGGTTGGCCAGGAAGCAGAAACCCACGAACCAGATGCCTGTCCAGAGGACTGGGGGGTcgcaggagagaagagggagagggggagcctgactcaggaagGGTAGAGCTGGGGTCTGGCTGAGTGGCCTCTCCCTCTCAGCCCTCCGTAAAGCGCACTGCTGGAGCGGAGCTGGGCTGTCTGCCACTGGCCACGTCTGCTATCTGCCTTTCAATCAATTAAAATAGGATTGAAAAACGCAGCTCATCTGCACCAGCCACACTTCAAGTGCTCAGTGGCCACGTGTGGCCAGTGGCTTCCATACTGGGGAACGCATGTATGGGACATTCCCATCTTCACAGAAAGTTCTTGTGTATGGCCCTGGATTCAATAATCCTTAAGGGCCCTCTCAGCCCTGAGACGCTGAGATCAGCCTGatgtggagggggaggaggtggtggggacAGCTGGGATCAAACTGAGAAGAGGGAACCCCAGGGCCTGAGGAAAAGGGACTCATTTATTGGGCGCTTCCTGTGTGCCAGTCTCTATGCAGAGTACTCGGCTGTGGTCAGGAGGCGAGACTGCCACTCAGCAGCTGTGTGCCCAATTACAGAATCtcctcaagcctcagtttcctcctctgcaaaatgggggtctGAGCAGGACTTCCCTCCTCAGGTGGGTCTGAGGAGTACATGAGACAAGGCACGTGGAGCCCCTGACTCTGTGCCTGACATGTGGGAAGGGCCCAGAAAAGGTCAACATTACTCCAGGcctcctttctctcatttcatgCTCAGAAAAAGCCCTGCCTTGTGGGGGTTTTCATCCTAGCTTctactgaagctcagagaggggaagagagccgCTGAGCCCACAGGGTGCCCAGGCACCCGAGTCGACATTTCAAA
It contains:
- the SYNGR4 gene encoding synaptogyrin-4, producing MHIPESLQDLADSEAVQFLKRPKTITRIIAGVFSLIVFSSLLTNGYQNKTESSKLHCVLNSNNVACSLAVGAGLLAFFSSLTFLALDAHESRIGNTRFKTAFQLLDFILAVLWTGIWFVGFCFLANQWQHSPPKGFLLGSSSAKASITFAFFSILIWIFQAYLALQDLRNDTPVPYKRSLDEGGVVLTTLSPPSAASPVNTPTTGPNNLSYAGSALSHVTTPKAPRLAMMPDN